The proteins below are encoded in one region of Lactuca sativa cultivar Salinas chromosome 3, Lsat_Salinas_v11, whole genome shotgun sequence:
- the LOC111906190 gene encoding senescence-associated protein SPA15, chloroplastic isoform X2 produces the protein MAKVHGIIYSSVKSPHHPTSNSNTQGLVPKKFSHGQSSVLKLKLSGKTKLNTFEKTISSVTSRAYSFLCRSRKSQTTETEERVNHNEDCSDNFRTQGGHEQHMHPERIGITNKALAEACKYAYNDARFVNERAKNDIYLLSRGIMRLDARARQDVAILGLGFLKLDARAREDTEKIDNNVKKRAERLHHIALILKNKAESKLKSVADRHWSDGALEADLRRADYIAKKRAMEDALMALEFIKDVQDMMMSKMYKLKNGALSSDDMAGQITLEKNGKVLDFFPGEVSTDRITAIQEAYRDMASALSEADGIDYTDPEELELLVATLMDLDAMDGKGSVSLLAECSSSPDVNTRKALANALSVAPSMWTLGNAGMGALQRLAEDSNPMIAAAASKTILELKRQWEIEEGDNYRFMMNQIPLPKLDYKDDDDDDDDDDDDETQD, from the exons ATGGCTAAAGTTCATGGGATCATCTACTCTTCTGTTAAAAGTCCTCATCATCCCACATCAAACAGTAACACTCAAGGATTGGTACCAAAGAAGTTCAGCCATGGGCAAAGTTCTGTGTTAAAACTGAAGTTATCAGGAAAGACAAAACTGAATACATTTGAAAAAACAATTAGTTCAGTCACTTCACGTGCTTATTCTTTCTTATGTCGATCAAGAAAATCACAAACTACAGAAACAGAAGAACGTGTAAACCACAATGAAGATTGCTCTGACAATTTCAG AACTCAAGGAGGACATGAACAACATATGCATCCAGAAAGAATTGGCATCACAAACAAGGCATTAGCTGAAGCTTGTAAATATGCTTACAATGATGCTAGATTTGTCAATGAAAGGGCCAAAAACGACATTTACTTACTTTCACG TGGCATTATGAGGTTGGATGCTCGGGCACGCCAAGATGTTGCTATTCTTGGTTTAGGATTTTTAAAACTTGATG CTCGGGCTAGAGAGGACACTGAAAAAATTGACAATAATGTGAAGAAAAGAGCTGAGCGACTTCATCACATCGCCCTT ATTTTAAAAAACAAAGCTGAATCCAAATTGAAAAGCGTTGCTGACCGACATTGGAGTGATGGAGCTTTAGAG GCTGATCTCCGGCGTGCTGACTATATAGCCAAAAAGCGAGCCATGGAAGATGCCCTCATGGCTTTAGAG TTTATCAAAGATGTTCAAGACATGATGATGAGCAAGATGTATAAGCT GAAAAATGGTGCTTTGTCATCTGATGACATGGCGGGTCAAATAACACTTGAAAAGAATGGGAAAGTTCTAGACTTTTTCCCTGGTGAGGTGTCAACTGATCGCATTACTGCTATTCAG GAGGCTTATCGGGATATGGCATCTGCACTTTCCGAAGCTGATGGAATTGACTATACTGACCCTGAAGAG CTGGAGTTGTTGGTTGCAACATTGATGGATCTTGATGCAATGGATGGTAAAGGGAGTGTGTCGTTATTGGCAGAGTGTTCAAGTTCTCCTGATGTCAATACAAG AAAAGCATTGGCTAATGCTTTATCAGTTGCACCATCGATGTGGACACTTGGCAATGCAGGGATGGGAGCTTTACAG AGATTGGCAGAAGACAGTAACCCAATGATTGCAGCTGCAGCATCTAAAACCATATTAGAACTGAAGAGACAGTGGGAGATAGAAGAAGGTGACAACTATAGATTTATGATGAATCAAATTCCATTGCCAAAGTTAGACTacaaagatgatgatgatgatgatgatgatgatgatgatgatgaaacacAAGACTAA
- the LOC111906189 gene encoding HMG-Y-related protein A: protein MATEEDTNLPSLPPYPQMIFEAIDALKQKEGSNKSSILNHIESTYGNLPSGGTALLTDNLKNLKDSGELVLLRNNYMRPDPNSPLKRGRGRPSKPKDPAALEKNPAAESGSEVKRGRGRPKKDPNAPPAAKKVKISTGSGRPRGRPRKVQPELTGVEVN, encoded by the exons ATGGCCACTGAAGAAGATACCAACCTCCCATCACTCCCGCCCTATCCTCAG ATGATCTTTGAAGCGATTGATGCTTTGAAACAGAAAGAAGGTTCCAACAAATCATCGATATTAAACCATATCGAATCAACTTACGGTAATTTACCATCAGGAGGCACGGCGTTATTGACGGATAATCTGAAGAATTTGAAGGACAGTGGTGAATTAGTGTTGTTGAGGAACAATTATATGAGACCTGATCCTAACTCCCCATTGAAACGTGGCCGCGGACGTCCTTCGAAGCCGAAGGATCCGGCGGCGTTGGAGAAGAATCCAGCAGCGGAGTCCGGGTCAGAGGTGAAGAGGGGGAGGGGGCGACCGAAGAAGGATCCAAATGCGCCACCGGCGGCGAAGAAGGTTAAGATTTCGACTGGTAGTGGTAGGCCGAGAGGGAGGCCGCGGAAGGTGCAGCCGGAGTTGACAGGTGTTGAAGTTAATTGA
- the LOC111906190 gene encoding senescence-associated protein SPA15, chloroplastic isoform X1, whose protein sequence is MAKVHGIIYSSVKSPHHPTSNSNTQGLVPKKFSHGQSSVLKLKLSGKTKLNTFEKTISSVTSRAYSFLCRSRKSQTTETEERVNHNEDCSDNFSRTQGGHEQHMHPERIGITNKALAEACKYAYNDARFVNERAKNDIYLLSRGIMRLDARARQDVAILGLGFLKLDARAREDTEKIDNNVKKRAERLHHIALILKNKAESKLKSVADRHWSDGALEADLRRADYIAKKRAMEDALMALEFIKDVQDMMMSKMYKLKNGALSSDDMAGQITLEKNGKVLDFFPGEVSTDRITAIQEAYRDMASALSEADGIDYTDPEELELLVATLMDLDAMDGKGSVSLLAECSSSPDVNTRKALANALSVAPSMWTLGNAGMGALQRLAEDSNPMIAAAASKTILELKRQWEIEEGDNYRFMMNQIPLPKLDYKDDDDDDDDDDDDETQD, encoded by the exons ATGGCTAAAGTTCATGGGATCATCTACTCTTCTGTTAAAAGTCCTCATCATCCCACATCAAACAGTAACACTCAAGGATTGGTACCAAAGAAGTTCAGCCATGGGCAAAGTTCTGTGTTAAAACTGAAGTTATCAGGAAAGACAAAACTGAATACATTTGAAAAAACAATTAGTTCAGTCACTTCACGTGCTTATTCTTTCTTATGTCGATCAAGAAAATCACAAACTACAGAAACAGAAGAACGTGTAAACCACAATGAAGATTGCTCTGACAATTTCAG CAGAACTCAAGGAGGACATGAACAACATATGCATCCAGAAAGAATTGGCATCACAAACAAGGCATTAGCTGAAGCTTGTAAATATGCTTACAATGATGCTAGATTTGTCAATGAAAGGGCCAAAAACGACATTTACTTACTTTCACG TGGCATTATGAGGTTGGATGCTCGGGCACGCCAAGATGTTGCTATTCTTGGTTTAGGATTTTTAAAACTTGATG CTCGGGCTAGAGAGGACACTGAAAAAATTGACAATAATGTGAAGAAAAGAGCTGAGCGACTTCATCACATCGCCCTT ATTTTAAAAAACAAAGCTGAATCCAAATTGAAAAGCGTTGCTGACCGACATTGGAGTGATGGAGCTTTAGAG GCTGATCTCCGGCGTGCTGACTATATAGCCAAAAAGCGAGCCATGGAAGATGCCCTCATGGCTTTAGAG TTTATCAAAGATGTTCAAGACATGATGATGAGCAAGATGTATAAGCT GAAAAATGGTGCTTTGTCATCTGATGACATGGCGGGTCAAATAACACTTGAAAAGAATGGGAAAGTTCTAGACTTTTTCCCTGGTGAGGTGTCAACTGATCGCATTACTGCTATTCAG GAGGCTTATCGGGATATGGCATCTGCACTTTCCGAAGCTGATGGAATTGACTATACTGACCCTGAAGAG CTGGAGTTGTTGGTTGCAACATTGATGGATCTTGATGCAATGGATGGTAAAGGGAGTGTGTCGTTATTGGCAGAGTGTTCAAGTTCTCCTGATGTCAATACAAG AAAAGCATTGGCTAATGCTTTATCAGTTGCACCATCGATGTGGACACTTGGCAATGCAGGGATGGGAGCTTTACAG AGATTGGCAGAAGACAGTAACCCAATGATTGCAGCTGCAGCATCTAAAACCATATTAGAACTGAAGAGACAGTGGGAGATAGAAGAAGGTGACAACTATAGATTTATGATGAATCAAATTCCATTGCCAAAGTTAGACTacaaagatgatgatgatgatgatgatgatgatgatgatgatgaaacacAAGACTAA